Proteins encoded by one window of Kribbella flavida DSM 17836:
- a CDS encoding RraA family protein: protein MTVTETADANDLASLYRHLRVVDVADALDGIGYFDIGLMAPDVRPLWLGMKFWGQAATIRAVPSNRPMWKLDSTQDIVEAHRIWFEQTGNVKLPDDLAPGHVVVMDSGGGKEVGFWGSENGMGAVHRGAAGIVTDGYCRDTAEIVAQRTPICSRARGRTIIPGRIKVVETQTTIACGGTQVSPGDMIGCDDDGVIVVPAEVAEEVAVHARAILLADMRARAKHYQALGIKPDSSIDHEAVERYYAGA, encoded by the coding sequence ATGACTGTGACCGAGACAGCCGACGCCAACGACCTCGCCAGCCTGTACCGGCACCTGCGAGTGGTGGACGTCGCCGACGCGCTCGACGGCATCGGGTATTTCGACATCGGGTTGATGGCGCCGGACGTGCGGCCGTTGTGGCTGGGCATGAAGTTCTGGGGCCAGGCGGCGACGATCCGCGCGGTGCCGTCGAACCGGCCGATGTGGAAGCTGGACAGCACCCAGGACATCGTCGAGGCGCACCGGATCTGGTTCGAGCAGACCGGCAACGTGAAGCTGCCCGACGACCTGGCGCCGGGGCACGTGGTGGTGATGGACTCCGGCGGCGGCAAGGAGGTCGGCTTCTGGGGGTCGGAGAACGGCATGGGCGCGGTGCACCGCGGCGCGGCCGGCATCGTCACCGACGGGTACTGCCGCGACACCGCCGAGATCGTCGCGCAGCGCACGCCGATCTGCTCGCGAGCCCGCGGCCGGACCATCATCCCGGGCCGGATCAAGGTGGTGGAGACGCAGACCACCATCGCGTGCGGCGGGACGCAGGTCAGCCCGGGGGACATGATCGGCTGCGACGACGACGGCGTCATCGTGGTGCCGGCCGAGGTCGCCGAGGAGGTCGCCGTGCACGCCCGGGCGATCCTGCTCGCCGACATGCGCGCGCGGGCCAAGCACTACCAGGCACTCGGGATCAAGCCCGACAGCTCGATCGATCACGAGGCGGTCGAGCGGTACTACGCGGGGGCCTGA
- a CDS encoding amidohydrolase family protein has protein sequence MTVDAHHHFWQVAAQEQPWRDERHGAIARDYSPDDLAAELAVAGVERTVLIQSVDEPAENDRLLRYAAQAPYVGAVVGWLPLAEPRTARREIARVADDLGGFAGRFSGVRCLVGRDPLEWLSKPAAVELFRELAAAGISWDVVPVTAEQTKAVLGLADAVPELRIVVDHLGRPPIDTGGWEPWAGQVRQLAECRQVAMKVSLGIDLLTELRQWPDLERYLDRVVECFGARRLMLASNWPVVLLRASYAEAWSRLRTAVEHCLHDPDERTAVLGGTAADYYRINGKVSR, from the coding sequence ATGACCGTCGACGCGCACCACCACTTCTGGCAGGTCGCCGCGCAGGAACAACCCTGGCGCGACGAGCGGCACGGCGCTATCGCCCGCGACTACTCGCCCGACGACCTCGCCGCCGAGCTCGCGGTCGCGGGGGTGGAGCGGACGGTGCTGATCCAGTCGGTCGACGAGCCGGCCGAGAACGACCGGCTGCTGCGGTACGCGGCGCAGGCGCCGTACGTCGGCGCGGTCGTCGGCTGGCTTCCACTCGCGGAGCCGCGGACAGCTCGCCGCGAGATCGCCCGGGTGGCGGACGATCTCGGCGGCTTCGCCGGCCGGTTCTCGGGGGTGCGATGCCTGGTGGGCCGGGATCCGCTGGAGTGGCTGAGCAAGCCTGCTGCGGTCGAGCTTTTCCGGGAGCTGGCCGCGGCCGGGATCAGCTGGGACGTCGTACCGGTGACGGCTGAGCAGACGAAGGCGGTGCTCGGGCTCGCGGACGCCGTACCGGAGCTGCGGATCGTGGTCGATCACCTCGGGCGGCCACCGATCGACACCGGCGGCTGGGAGCCGTGGGCCGGTCAGGTGCGGCAGCTGGCTGAGTGCCGCCAGGTGGCGATGAAGGTGTCGCTCGGCATCGACCTGCTCACCGAGCTGCGGCAGTGGCCCGACCTGGAGCGGTACCTGGACCGGGTGGTCGAGTGCTTCGGCGCCCGGCGGCTGATGCTCGCCAGCAACTGGCCCGTCGTCCTGCTGCGCGCCTCGTACGCCGAGGCGTGGTCTCGCCTGCGGACCGCCGTGGAGCACTGCCTGCACGACCCCGACGAACGCACAGCCGTCCTCGGAGGGACGGCTGCCGACTACTACCGGATCAACGGAAAGGTCTCCAGATGA
- a CDS encoding enoyl-CoA hydratase yields the protein MSSLDVERDGPVLRLTLSNPERRNAITWPMYDGLAAVEPMVATDPGIRVVVLRGAGGEAFAAGTDIRQFADFVTGEQGVEYERRIAAVLRGLLRIRVPVVGVVEGPAVGAGLALAACCDLVVATPDAVFGAPVARTLGNTLPPLVIARLQQRLGAGRTMAMLLTARLLPATEALTAGFVTELVARDALDQHVEDLLQVICANAPLTLASLKEFERRILRDGPAAEADDLLAEVYGSRDFRAGVQAFLAHEPIEWEGR from the coding sequence ATGAGTTCACTGGACGTCGAGCGCGACGGGCCGGTCCTGCGGCTGACGCTGTCGAACCCGGAACGCCGCAACGCGATCACCTGGCCGATGTACGACGGTCTGGCGGCGGTCGAGCCGATGGTCGCCACTGATCCCGGCATCCGGGTCGTGGTCCTGCGCGGAGCCGGTGGCGAGGCGTTCGCGGCCGGCACCGACATCCGGCAGTTCGCGGACTTCGTGACCGGCGAGCAGGGCGTCGAGTACGAGCGACGGATCGCGGCGGTGCTGCGCGGGCTGTTGCGGATCCGGGTGCCGGTGGTCGGCGTGGTCGAGGGGCCGGCGGTCGGTGCCGGTCTCGCGCTCGCGGCTTGCTGCGACCTGGTGGTCGCGACACCCGACGCGGTCTTCGGTGCACCCGTCGCGCGCACCCTCGGCAACACGCTGCCGCCGTTGGTCATCGCGCGGCTCCAGCAGCGGCTGGGTGCGGGCCGGACGATGGCGATGCTGCTCACCGCCCGGTTGCTACCGGCAACCGAAGCGCTGACCGCGGGGTTCGTCACCGAGCTGGTCGCGCGGGACGCTCTGGACCAGCACGTCGAGGACCTGCTGCAGGTCATCTGCGCGAACGCGCCGCTGACGCTGGCGTCGCTGAAGGAGTTCGAACGCCGGATCCTGCGCGACGGCCCGGCCGCGGAGGCGGACGACCTGCTGGCCGAGGTCTACGGCAGCCGCGACTTCCGCGCCGGGGTGCAAGCGTTCCTCGCGCACGAACCGATCGAGTGGGAGGGCCGATGA
- a CDS encoding CaiB/BaiF CoA transferase family protein, with the protein MTETPGALDGLRVLDLTQVMAGPFCTMLLADLGADVIKIENPAAGDQTRRSWGYAVQGEDSRAFLALNRNKRSVCLDLKAPGDLASFHRLVTTADVVVENFRPGVTKRLGVDYETLAAINPRLIYASVSGFGQTGPYADRPGYDLIAQAMSGVMSITGAPGGEPMKSGLPVGDLGAGLFCAFGIVAAVHARERTGAGQCVETSLFEAALAMSVWESTEYWATGEVPQPLGSANRMSAPYQALRTKDGHLTLGANNERLWQRLCTALDVADLLADPRFATNTDRMAHRDELAAALEQRLAAATTDEWVARLLAAGVPAGPIQDYRQVLDDDPHVKARGMVQEIDHPVEGRVRVLGSAVRLSGTPARIRRHPPLLGEHTAEVLGE; encoded by the coding sequence ATGACCGAGACGCCAGGCGCGCTGGACGGTCTGCGGGTGCTGGACCTGACCCAGGTGATGGCCGGACCGTTCTGCACGATGCTGCTGGCCGACCTGGGCGCGGACGTGATCAAGATCGAGAACCCGGCTGCCGGCGACCAGACCCGCCGGTCCTGGGGCTACGCGGTGCAGGGCGAGGACAGTCGCGCCTTCCTCGCCCTGAACCGCAACAAGCGCAGCGTCTGCCTGGACCTCAAGGCGCCCGGCGACCTGGCGTCGTTCCACCGGCTGGTCACCACCGCCGACGTCGTGGTGGAGAACTTCCGGCCCGGCGTGACCAAGCGCCTCGGGGTGGACTACGAGACGCTGGCCGCGATCAACCCGCGGCTGATCTACGCCAGCGTCTCCGGGTTCGGCCAGACCGGTCCGTACGCCGACCGGCCGGGCTACGACCTGATCGCGCAGGCGATGTCGGGGGTGATGAGCATCACCGGCGCCCCGGGCGGTGAGCCGATGAAGTCCGGGCTGCCGGTCGGCGATCTCGGGGCCGGGCTGTTCTGTGCCTTCGGCATCGTCGCGGCGGTGCACGCCCGGGAGCGCACCGGGGCGGGCCAGTGCGTCGAGACCTCGTTGTTCGAGGCGGCGCTGGCGATGTCGGTCTGGGAGTCGACCGAGTACTGGGCGACCGGCGAGGTGCCGCAGCCGCTCGGATCGGCGAACCGGATGTCGGCGCCGTACCAGGCGCTGCGGACCAAGGACGGCCATCTCACCCTCGGGGCGAACAACGAGCGCCTCTGGCAACGACTCTGCACGGCGCTGGACGTCGCCGACCTGCTCGCCGATCCCCGGTTCGCCACCAACACCGACCGGATGGCGCATCGCGACGAGCTCGCCGCGGCGCTGGAGCAGCGCCTCGCCGCGGCGACCACCGACGAGTGGGTCGCCCGGTTGCTGGCGGCCGGCGTACCGGCCGGGCCGATCCAGGACTACCGGCAGGTCCTGGACGACGACCCGCACGTCAAGGCACGCGGCATGGTCCAGGAGATCGACCACCCGGTCGAGGGCCGGGTCCGGGTGCTGGGGTCGGCGGTCCGGCTGAGTGGGACGCCGGCGCGGATCCGTCGGCATCCACCGTTGCTGGGCGAGCACACCGCGGAGGTGCTCGGCGAATGA
- a CDS encoding ABC transporter substrate-binding protein: MTRRLGTAALACAALLVAAGCNGTSVGNGATGGAAGGQDGKGDVTGSLQLTFWGGANRAAKTNAVADLFVKAHPGVTIDRQNADFGSYFNKLNIQASSKTLPCVMQLQGRQLNDYTKRKVLLPLDPMIESGVIKVDDIPQEVVDTGRGPDGKLYFLPYGAAYDAVGVNETLARQAGIGLPPDKYDWKQYTDWIASAKGKLPDGVFAAGARGGLPNYFIAYQLANGKQLFTDDGKLGFGKESLIEYWEMWERLRKSGVTMSADAQADEPQGAEQNFVAQGRLMTDSMPGNALTPASATLAGRAGGQKLVTLPMPSGPSGSGNAMFTSGFAIPVNCDNVPTAAAFIDFFTNDLEAGKIFKSDNGAATNRKVLQAQIDDPQLPALKKHELELFAKIAANKPPTILYPPGYQATFENAFSRAYEEIAFGKKTVQQAADSFFTEANAGLGG, encoded by the coding sequence ATGACACGACGACTCGGTACCGCGGCGCTCGCGTGCGCGGCCCTGCTGGTGGCGGCCGGCTGCAACGGAACATCGGTCGGTAACGGCGCGACCGGCGGCGCGGCCGGCGGGCAGGACGGCAAGGGCGACGTCACCGGCAGCCTGCAGCTGACCTTCTGGGGCGGCGCGAACCGGGCGGCCAAGACCAACGCGGTCGCCGACCTGTTCGTCAAGGCCCACCCCGGCGTCACCATCGACCGGCAGAACGCCGATTTCGGCAGCTACTTCAACAAGCTGAACATCCAGGCGTCCAGCAAGACGCTGCCCTGCGTGATGCAGCTGCAGGGCCGCCAGCTGAACGACTACACCAAGCGCAAGGTGCTGCTGCCGCTGGACCCGATGATCGAGTCCGGCGTGATCAAGGTCGACGACATTCCCCAGGAGGTCGTCGACACCGGCCGCGGCCCGGACGGCAAGCTCTACTTCCTGCCGTACGGCGCGGCGTACGACGCCGTCGGCGTGAACGAGACCCTCGCCCGGCAGGCCGGGATCGGGCTGCCGCCGGACAAGTACGACTGGAAGCAGTACACGGACTGGATCGCGTCGGCCAAGGGCAAGCTGCCCGACGGTGTCTTCGCGGCCGGTGCCCGTGGCGGGCTGCCGAACTACTTCATCGCCTACCAGCTCGCCAACGGCAAGCAGCTGTTCACCGACGACGGCAAGCTCGGGTTCGGCAAGGAGTCGCTGATCGAGTACTGGGAGATGTGGGAGCGGCTGCGCAAGTCCGGCGTGACGATGAGTGCCGACGCCCAGGCCGACGAGCCGCAGGGTGCGGAGCAGAACTTCGTCGCCCAGGGCCGGCTGATGACCGACAGCATGCCGGGCAACGCGCTCACCCCGGCCTCGGCGACGCTGGCCGGCCGGGCCGGCGGCCAGAAGCTGGTCACGCTGCCGATGCCGTCCGGCCCGAGCGGCTCGGGCAACGCGATGTTCACCTCCGGCTTCGCGATCCCGGTGAACTGCGACAACGTGCCGACCGCCGCGGCGTTCATCGACTTCTTCACCAACGACCTGGAGGCGGGCAAGATCTTCAAGTCCGACAACGGCGCGGCCACCAACCGCAAGGTGCTGCAGGCCCAGATCGACGACCCGCAGCTGCCGGCGCTGAAGAAGCACGAGCTGGAGCTGTTCGCGAAGATCGCGGCGAACAAGCCGCCGACGATCCTCTACCCGCCGGGCTACCAGGCCACCTTCGAGAACGCCTTCAGCCGGGCCTACGAGGAGATCGCCTTCGGCAAGAAGACCGTGCAGCAGGCGGCTGACTCGTTCTTCACCGAGGCGAACGCCGGACTGGGTGGCTGA
- a CDS encoding carbohydrate ABC transporter permease — translation MTAVTVGARPLFGRRRSRNPLVLALIRHAVLIAVLVLMLYPVVWMVAASFRPSAEVMNSLGLFSKNYTLDNYQQGWSAGQLDFSRYFLNSVAITVLSIAGNLFSCSLTAYAFARLEFPFKRVLFGLLLATMLLPYHVTLVPQYILFNELAWMNTYLPLVVPKWLGVEAFFIFLMVQFIRTLPRELDDAARIDGCGHWRTFSRIILPLALPAIGTTALFTFINSWNDFLGPLLYLNRPELWTVSLGLNSFLDVTGESAYGALFAMSTLALAPIVGFFLGAQKLLIEGVATTGLK, via the coding sequence ATGACGGCCGTGACGGTCGGCGCCCGGCCGCTGTTCGGCCGGCGCCGCAGCCGCAACCCGCTGGTGCTCGCCCTGATCCGGCACGCCGTCCTGATCGCCGTCCTGGTGCTGATGCTCTACCCGGTGGTCTGGATGGTCGCCGCGTCGTTCCGCCCCTCCGCCGAGGTGATGAACAGCCTCGGCCTGTTCTCGAAGAACTACACGCTGGACAACTACCAACAGGGCTGGAGCGCCGGCCAGCTCGACTTCTCCCGCTACTTCCTCAACTCGGTCGCGATCACCGTGCTGTCGATCGCCGGCAACCTGTTCTCCTGCTCGCTGACCGCGTACGCGTTCGCCCGGCTGGAGTTCCCGTTCAAGCGGGTGCTGTTCGGGTTGCTGCTGGCAACGATGCTGCTGCCGTACCACGTCACCCTGGTCCCGCAGTACATCCTGTTCAACGAACTGGCCTGGATGAACACCTACCTGCCGCTGGTGGTGCCCAAGTGGCTCGGTGTGGAGGCGTTTTTCATCTTCCTGATGGTGCAGTTCATCCGCACCCTGCCGCGGGAGCTCGACGACGCGGCCCGGATCGACGGCTGCGGGCACTGGCGCACCTTCAGCCGGATCATCCTGCCGCTGGCCCTGCCGGCCATCGGCACCACCGCGCTGTTCACCTTCATCAACAGCTGGAACGACTTCCTCGGCCCGCTGCTGTACCTGAACCGGCCCGAGCTGTGGACGGTCTCGCTCGGCCTGAACTCGTTCCTCGACGTCACCGGCGAGTCGGCGTACGGGGCGCTGTTCGCCATGTCCACCCTCGCGCTGGCCCCCATCGTCGGCTTCTTCCTCGGTGCGCAGAAGCTGCTGATCGAGGGCGTCGCGACCACCGGCCTCAAATGA
- a CDS encoding carbohydrate ABC transporter permease — MSAAVTKSSRTGREGLTAYLFLSPWLIGIVLLTLGPMLYSAYLAFTSYDLLSAPRWIGLDNFRRMFTADPRYLSSVKVTLVYVVVSVPLLLVVSMVLALLLNKGIKFLSGYRALFYLPSLMGASVAIAVLWRQIFGSTGLVNQVLSLFGITHGSWVGSPGTALWTIVTLNLWAFGATMIIFLAGLRQVPAELHEAAAVDGAGPIRRFFSVTLPLMTPLIFFNLLLDTIHAFQVFTGAFVVSRGTGGPADSTLFYTLYLYQQGFAELKMGYASAMAWVLVIVLAAFTGFLFLTARRWVYYGDER; from the coding sequence GTGAGCGCCGCCGTCACGAAGAGCTCGCGGACCGGCCGGGAGGGCCTGACGGCGTACCTGTTCCTGAGTCCGTGGCTGATCGGGATCGTGCTGCTCACGCTCGGCCCGATGCTGTACTCGGCGTACCTGGCGTTCACCAGCTACGACCTGCTCAGCGCGCCGCGGTGGATCGGGCTGGACAACTTCCGCCGGATGTTCACCGCCGACCCGCGCTACCTGTCCTCGGTCAAGGTCACGCTGGTGTACGTCGTGGTGTCGGTGCCGCTGCTGCTGGTCGTGTCGATGGTGCTGGCGCTGCTGCTGAACAAAGGCATCAAGTTCCTGTCCGGCTACCGCGCGCTGTTCTACCTGCCGTCGCTGATGGGCGCCAGCGTCGCGATCGCCGTCCTGTGGCGGCAGATCTTCGGCAGCACCGGGCTGGTGAACCAGGTGCTGAGCCTGTTCGGTATCACCCACGGCAGCTGGGTCGGCAGCCCGGGGACGGCGCTGTGGACGATCGTGACGCTGAACCTGTGGGCCTTCGGCGCGACGATGATCATCTTTCTCGCCGGTCTGCGCCAGGTGCCGGCCGAGTTGCACGAGGCGGCCGCGGTCGACGGCGCCGGGCCGATCCGCCGGTTCTTCAGCGTCACGCTGCCGCTGATGACGCCGCTGATCTTCTTCAACCTGCTGCTCGACACGATCCACGCGTTCCAGGTCTTCACCGGCGCGTTCGTGGTCAGCCGCGGCACCGGCGGCCCGGCCGACTCGACGCTGTTCTACACGTTGTACCTGTACCAGCAGGGCTTCGCCGAGCTGAAGATGGGCTACGCCTCCGCGATGGCCTGGGTGCTGGTGATCGTGCTGGCCGCCTTCACCGGCTTCCTCTTCCTCACCGCCCGCCGGTGGGTCTACTACGGGGACGAGCGATGA
- a CDS encoding NAD(P)-dependent oxidoreductase has protein sequence MAPPIDRTITVGFAGLGNLGRPMTEALGRDGWQLKVYDQEPAKGEGLELVEGPAELAGCAVIALAVPDDEAVTAILTELLPLLAAESVVLIHSTVLPATAQRLARQAEEHGIGLLDVPVSGGAERALTGSLTVMAGGRAEVLEQARPVLESVADTVLHVGPAGAGAAVKLANQLMMFAALAGAQEALDLAGAYGVPEQTVLDAVATSTGDSWVSRNWGFFDRVAAAYDTAGTPVRNRPWSKDLWDVVAAAREADVQVPLAGLLAQHLADQVEAHARKGSAS, from the coding sequence GTGGCCCCACCCATCGATCGAACCATCACCGTTGGCTTCGCCGGCCTGGGCAACCTGGGCCGCCCGATGACCGAGGCCCTGGGCCGCGACGGCTGGCAGCTGAAGGTGTACGACCAGGAGCCGGCCAAGGGCGAGGGCCTGGAGCTCGTCGAAGGACCCGCCGAGCTGGCCGGTTGCGCGGTGATCGCGTTGGCCGTGCCGGACGACGAGGCGGTCACCGCGATCCTGACCGAGCTGCTTCCGCTCCTGGCGGCGGAATCAGTGGTGCTGATCCACAGCACGGTCCTGCCGGCGACCGCGCAGCGGCTGGCCCGGCAGGCCGAGGAACACGGCATCGGTCTGCTCGACGTACCGGTCAGCGGGGGAGCGGAGAGAGCGCTCACCGGTTCTCTGACCGTGATGGCCGGTGGCCGGGCCGAGGTGCTGGAGCAGGCGCGGCCGGTGCTCGAATCAGTGGCGGACACCGTGCTGCACGTCGGGCCCGCGGGCGCCGGGGCCGCGGTGAAGCTGGCGAACCAGTTGATGATGTTCGCGGCGCTCGCCGGGGCGCAGGAGGCGCTCGACCTGGCCGGCGCGTACGGCGTACCGGAGCAGACGGTGCTGGACGCGGTCGCCACCAGCACCGGGGATTCGTGGGTCTCCCGGAACTGGGGCTTCTTCGACCGGGTGGCCGCGGCCTACGACACGGCCGGTACGCCGGTCCGGAACCGGCCGTGGAGCAAGGACCTGTGGGACGTGGTCGCCGCGGCCCGGGAGGCCGATGTCCAGGTCCCGCTGGCCGGCCTGCTCGCCCAGCACCTGGCTGACCAGGTCGAGGCGCACGCCCGGAAGGGCAGCGCTTCGTGA
- a CDS encoding GntR family transcriptional regulator, whose protein sequence is MTEQLQSPSLVQLAADAIRRMILAGELAEGERLIEERLTEQLGISRPPLREALRVLEQEGLIVTRPRRGSTVATLTDQDVFEILTLRSALERLAVELGVPVRSPARLEAARDALLEMERCATAEDRGSLVQAGYRFHSSLVALAGHRRLDEAYASVQQQLLLCMARNLYAREHFYEDLSEHVARHRKLLDLVEAGDPAAVLAELAVHGERSFSEIQSNVGNRSASSS, encoded by the coding sequence ATGACAGAGCAGCTGCAGTCGCCGAGCCTGGTCCAGCTTGCGGCCGACGCGATCCGGCGGATGATCCTCGCGGGAGAGCTGGCCGAGGGCGAGCGGCTGATCGAGGAGCGCCTCACCGAGCAGCTCGGGATCAGCCGCCCTCCCCTGCGCGAGGCGCTGCGGGTCCTGGAGCAGGAGGGCTTGATCGTCACCCGGCCGCGGCGGGGCTCGACGGTCGCCACGCTGACCGACCAGGACGTCTTCGAGATCCTCACCCTGCGGTCGGCGCTGGAGCGGCTCGCCGTCGAGCTCGGCGTCCCGGTCCGCTCCCCCGCCCGGCTCGAGGCCGCGCGGGACGCACTGCTGGAGATGGAGCGCTGCGCCACCGCGGAGGACCGCGGCAGCCTCGTCCAGGCCGGGTACCGGTTCCACTCCTCGCTGGTCGCGCTCGCCGGGCATCGCCGGCTGGATGAGGCCTACGCATCGGTGCAGCAGCAGCTACTGCTCTGCATGGCGCGCAACCTGTACGCCCGGGAGCACTTCTACGAGGACCTCAGCGAGCACGTCGCCCGGCACCGCAAGCTGCTCGACCTGGTCGAGGCCGGCGACCCGGCTGCGGTGCTCGCCGAGTTGGCCGTGCACGGCGAGCGGTCGTTCAGCGAGATTCAGAGCAACGTCGGCAACCGCTCGGCCAGCAGTTCGTAG
- a CDS encoding aminotransferase class V-fold PLP-dependent enzyme encodes MTDLRPRPDLWSLDPDVLHLNHGSFGAVPRRTQELLATLRAETEANPMRWFRSVAERLAVSRLELARFLRTDPAGFALVPNASAGVTAALATIPIRPGSRIVLTNHTYGAVLFAAERFARAFQAEVVVVDVPLEADDDAVVAAIGAELDERTAALVVDQISSATAMVFPIRRLVEVCDGIPVIVDGAHAPALLDAPAQDGADFWTGNFHKWPAAPRATAGLVVAEKWRSTTLPLIVSWSENDERLPERFDMVGTADYAPWIAAPESLRVLDELDWPVRRAQLSTLIDEAAQVVAKALGTDLPDVVHPAATMRLVELPFADDRSPSAGEAFKARVSRELKAEITLTAFDQRVFVRLSAHAYNSARDYELLAERLPTLL; translated from the coding sequence GTGACGGATCTTCGCCCCCGCCCCGACCTGTGGTCCCTCGACCCCGACGTCCTGCACCTGAACCACGGCTCGTTCGGCGCCGTCCCGCGCCGGACCCAGGAGCTGCTGGCCACGCTGCGGGCCGAGACCGAGGCCAATCCGATGCGCTGGTTCCGGTCGGTGGCCGAGCGGCTGGCCGTGAGCCGGCTGGAGCTGGCCCGCTTCCTGCGCACCGACCCGGCCGGCTTCGCGCTGGTGCCGAACGCGAGCGCCGGGGTGACGGCCGCGCTGGCGACCATCCCGATCCGGCCCGGCAGCCGGATCGTGCTGACCAACCACACGTACGGCGCGGTGCTGTTCGCGGCGGAGCGGTTCGCCCGGGCGTTCCAGGCCGAGGTGGTGGTCGTCGACGTGCCGCTGGAGGCCGACGACGACGCGGTGGTGGCGGCGATCGGCGCCGAGCTGGACGAGCGGACCGCGGCGCTGGTGGTCGACCAGATCAGCTCGGCGACCGCGATGGTGTTCCCGATCCGCCGGCTGGTCGAGGTTTGCGACGGCATCCCGGTGATCGTCGACGGCGCGCACGCGCCGGCCCTGCTGGACGCGCCGGCCCAGGACGGCGCCGACTTCTGGACCGGCAACTTCCACAAGTGGCCGGCCGCGCCGCGGGCCACCGCCGGGCTGGTGGTGGCGGAGAAGTGGCGGTCCACGACGCTGCCGCTGATCGTGTCCTGGTCCGAGAACGACGAGCGCCTGCCCGAGCGGTTCGACATGGTCGGCACCGCCGACTACGCCCCGTGGATCGCCGCGCCGGAGTCCCTGCGGGTGCTGGACGAACTGGACTGGCCGGTACGCCGGGCGCAGCTGTCGACGCTGATCGACGAGGCCGCGCAGGTCGTCGCCAAGGCGCTCGGCACCGACCTGCCGGACGTCGTGCACCCGGCCGCGACGATGCGGCTGGTCGAGCTGCCGTTCGCGGACGACCGGTCGCCGAGCGCGGGCGAGGCCTTCAAGGCCCGGGTGTCGCGGGAGCTGAAGGCGGAGATCACGCTGACCGCCTTCGACCAGCGGGTCTTCGTCCGGCTGTCGGCCCACGCCTACAACAGCGCGCGCGACTACGAACTGCTGGCCGAGCGGTTGCCGACGTTGCTCTGA
- a CDS encoding glycerophosphodiester phosphodiesterase: MYPYLDHEGPIAMAHRGGALHPDNVGYENSLRAFGHAVQLGYRYLETDLHATRDGVVVAFHDHRLDRVTDRTGVIAELPWSEVRKARINGHEPIPLLTDVLEQFPGVRLNLDVKADNGVGPAAAVLRDTGTVDRVCVSSFSQARVRRIRRELGPRLATGFGQQEIARLRFAPFRLDSPGACLQIPEVYGRIRVLTPGLLRRAHALGKQVHVWTVDDPAAMHRLLDAGVDGIITDRTDVLRDVLLARGQWS, from the coding sequence GTGTACCCCTACCTCGACCACGAGGGGCCGATCGCGATGGCCCACCGCGGCGGCGCGTTGCACCCCGACAACGTCGGCTACGAGAACTCGCTGCGGGCCTTCGGGCACGCGGTGCAGCTCGGCTACCGGTACCTCGAGACGGACCTGCACGCCACCCGCGACGGCGTCGTGGTCGCCTTCCACGACCACCGGCTGGACCGGGTCACCGACCGGACCGGCGTGATCGCCGAGCTGCCCTGGTCGGAGGTGCGCAAGGCCCGGATCAACGGGCACGAGCCGATCCCGCTGCTGACCGACGTACTGGAGCAGTTCCCCGGCGTCCGGCTCAACCTGGACGTCAAGGCCGACAACGGGGTCGGTCCGGCCGCCGCCGTGCTGCGCGACACCGGCACGGTGGACCGGGTCTGCGTCTCGTCGTTCTCCCAGGCCCGGGTCCGGCGGATCCGGCGCGAGCTCGGTCCGCGGCTGGCGACCGGGTTCGGCCAGCAGGAGATCGCCCGGCTGCGGTTCGCGCCGTTCCGGCTCGACTCGCCCGGCGCGTGCCTGCAGATTCCCGAGGTCTACGGCCGGATCCGGGTGCTGACGCCGGGGTTGCTGCGCCGGGCCCATGCCCTGGGCAAGCAGGTGCACGTCTGGACGGTGGACGACCCGGCCGCGATGCACCGGCTGCTCGACGCCGGCGTCGACGGCATCATCACCGACCGCACCGACGTACTGCGCGATGTTCTGCTGGCCAGAGGTCAGTGGAGCTGA